Part of the Lolium rigidum isolate FL_2022 chromosome 6, APGP_CSIRO_Lrig_0.1, whole genome shotgun sequence genome, TCCAAGCCGACTGCGTGCTCAACTTCTCCTACCAAGGCGGCGGGGAGATGAGGGTGAAGGTGTTCGTCAACACGTCCTGCCGCTGACACTACCATAACAacgatgacgaagacgatgattGAACATGACGAGTATTCTTTCTTTGCAGTGAAGATGGCCGCCGGCTAACTTAAGCCACTAGTGTACGTTTCTGGATATTCTTCATGCGCATCAAAAGAACTGGATATTCTTCATGCGCATCGAAAGAACAACAACCGAGAGTGTTCtttttggcagcgaacacacaaaTCTACGAGGCCAACACTAGTTAGTTTTCCTCATTTTATAATTTTTTAACCATATTCCAAactttatactccctccggtccgaaaTAAATGTCGGACGAGACATTTTACAGAAACAGCCTCGTCTTTATTTGTTACTTAACCCGCAGTCTAcgaatcctattctatctccgtcCCGAAATCCCAACGGCCCAACCCACAGCTGGAGACGCACGGACTGGTTCTCTCACGGAAAAAAAGGCAAACAGAATTCTTCCTCGATCCGTCTCCTTCGATCCCCCTTCTGCCCAACCCAACCTCGATTCCGATCCGATCTCGCCGGCGCAACACCTGACCTGGACCTCCTCCCTCCTCTCCAGTTCGAGCCCTCCGCTCTCTCGCGTCAGATCCATGAGTCTGAATTGGTCCGTGAGTTATTCCCCATTTTACACACATGGGGTTTTCATCTTTTATTTGCAGTAGGCTGCTTAAGGTTCTGTTTGAAGTTACCTGCTTGAACAGGGTTTTCATCTTTATAATTTAGTTTCAGCAGTTGCACATGACTGTGCCATGATCTTCTAATTTAGAATCAATTATCTCTCTGGTGGCAAATCTTGAAATGCAATAACAGGAGTGTCCGAGTGTGGCATTATGGTGTAGTGATATTCGGTAGTCGAGCTTATAAGATACCAGTAGTTCACTTTTAGATTACCCTATATCCATGCAGTTTGATCTGTAGCTATCTTGATCATACTTAATCTAGTTACGTTGACAGAATTTCAAACCTTACCATTGTACTAATAGACCTGCCTTATTTAAGACAGCTGCAAAGGTCGTCCACATTATTGTGAGGCCGGAATAATGATGCTGCGAAGTTAGTTTGTTGAAGCTACAAGTCTATCGGCGGAGCTTCAAAGGCGGCCACCGTTGTCAGCTGCAAAGGTGGGCTAGCATTGTTGCGAGGCTTGCCGATGCTGCTGCAAACAAGCTGTTTCGATGACGGCGGTCGCAGCTCACGGCGATGGGCGGCGCTGATCGCGGCCATGGGCGAAGGTTGCTGCAGCTCAGGTCGATATACAGCGCCAAGGGCCCTGCCTCTGATTCATGCTGGATTCGTCGTGCAACTGCAAGGAGGAGGGATAGCAAATAACATGTGCAGTACGGTGGATGATCTGACGACGATCATAATATGGAGCAATGGGTTGTATGAATATGGAATATTTGTTCTGGACATGATTGTACAAAGTGTATTACAATGAGAAGTCGCAGTGTGTACAAGCTATCTAGTGTCTGTGTACAAGCTAGTACCTAGAAAAACGTGGGACGTAGCGCTGTCAACTGGATACGCGGGGAGCAAAAACACTCTGTATGCAACAAGCTAAATAGCTAGTACGATGTCCGCGTCCGACCGGCGGATGTCCGCGGATATGCCAACTTATTAACGCGGACTCCACGGACAAGGGAATTAGCTAACGCGGCTTATGCGATTAATGGAGCGGATGTCACGGACGTGTCCAGCTGCATCCTGACTCGCCGATGATAGGGCGCCTCCGCCCAGAAAAACATGCCGGCGCGGTGGGCTTCCTCGCCGGTGCGGCGGCGCCCCGTCAAGTTCGCCAGCACGCTTCCGTGCGTGGCCGAGGCAGTCTGGAGACGCTGCCCGCACGATGGCGAGGGTCAGCTGGCCAACAGGATATGAGGATCCACAATTTTCATGATTTCAGAAGGATTTATTTGTAAAAATGCATGTCTATTAACTGTCCCACACTTATTTCGGACCGGATggagtattagtttgtgtaatgttcctactctctattgaaatgaaaatgcaaaaagataaaaaaaattattttaatgaAAAAACAAGTTTAGGGGCCGCGGCTAGAGAGCAGATGTGCCCCAAACGCGGTATGAAGTGGAGGTGTCCTTCAAAGTCCTTCAAACTTTCAATCTGGCACCGTTTCggaacgcgactgaagatgctctaagcggATTTTTTTTACTAGAAGCGaatagagatttggtgcacatggatgGCAGCAATGTTTTTATTTACAAAAAATCCAAATTATATTTTTAAGTTTCTAAAAGTTTTGAAAAGAATCATGGTGTAGCCAGTAATGTATATCACAAACTTTTCAAGTACAAATAATGTGTagtttgggctacacaaaaatgacaaaagtatAGATCACATAGTGATTTCAAATCTCTCAAAAATGATTGACTTCGTCATTTTTGTGTATCTCAGAATACAAAATATTTGaagttgagattttgcatgtttgtgaGATATACCATTAGCTActttctgaattttttcataattttttaaaacctgAAAATATAAATTTTCGTATTTTCTAATATGCCAAGAGCACTGGTGCTCTGGGAGCCAAAATGACTTTCCCATTATTATTCATGTGCCAACTGTTATAGTACAATGTAGATGAATACAGGATCAGACCTTGCGCAAGTAGCACAAGGTCATCTTATTTTACTGTACTGAACTGTTCACCGCATCAAATGTGGCTTAGAATTACTTATACACCATGGATGATTGATCCATCTATGATCTACCCTACAGTCCACAGAAGATACAGTAAATACAACATTGGAGTACTTCACAGCTAGGCTTTTGCATAATTTGTTCATGCTAACTTCACAACGAGGAGCGCACATGAGATGAAGGTTGCCTGCATCATCAAGTTAGAGTAGCTAAGGAAGTGCGAATTGCAACCGCATTGGAGGGAAGTTGTAATGGTCACAGGTTAAAGATAAATAGTTCTTTCTATGACATGGTGATTATGTGAAAGAAAATAAGGAAAAACCAACTTGGTAATTATAATTCCAGAATGCACACTTAACACTTCACCCAGATTTTCAGTGTGGTGAGGACCTGAAGACTTCTTCATGAGAGTAAATCTGAAGAAGAAACTTACATTGACTCTACGACGAGGGCTGAAGCACCACCCCCACCGTTGCAAACTCCAGCAACCCCAAACTTCCCATGTTTCTGTCTAAGAATCTGTGGAGCAAACAAAAGCTAGAATtttaacatggaagatgatgcaactaTAAAGAAGAAGCACCGAGTAGCCTCGGACAACAGCAGTCTCAAGATATTTAACTTCAAAGCCATGTTGTCTTATTGAAAGATGAAAATTCTTGAGCTACGCTGGAGAAAGGGAAGCGCAATGGGCGACAACGAAGAAATGATAATCACACCCTTGCACACTTATAGTTAACTAGTTTTGATGAAACATAAATGGGGGGTAAACCGGTACTATAACAGTGAAGAGTGATCTAACAAAGACGATAAATTCATCATGATCTCCCAGTTTGTACCGGAAGGAAAGCATACCCCGAGCAAAGTGACTATAATTCGTGCACCACTGCAGCCGATAGGATGGCCTagagaaacagcgccaccacttaAATTTAGCTTTCCCTGAAATAGTGAAACATCTATTAATATTTGTGAAACTATTTGGCACTGCCCATTTGCTTTACATAGTTAACAATTTTTGATTGAGACTGACAGGAGGGATGCGAAGAAGCCTCTGATTTGCTACAGCAACAACCTGAACATCGAAAAGTATATAGTTTAGTTTCGCCTTATTCTTCAGCCTGACTAATATTCAAACTAACAAGACCAAGATTATACCGAGAAAGCCTCATTTATTTCATAATAATCTATTTGTGAAGTTTGGAGACCCGCATTTGATATTGCCTTTGGAATAGCAAGAGCCGGAGTTGTTGTAAACAGCTCAGGTGCCTGTATTTATTTTAGAAGTTAGTACAACACTCGGTGTAATGCATATTAACAAAAAATATTAAAATCAAGAAGATGTGTACAGCAATAGGTCCTGGAGTTTAAAAGACATGTCAGGTTCACAGCTTTGAGACACAGAAAAGGATAATGCTGGTACCAGACTTCACTTAGAAGAACAATGGGTCGAGATTTCACAAACGACATTTGTTTCATCGAAAATGATTGATGTCAAGGCATGTAAGATTTACCTGAGCAGCATCCGCATACCCTCTGATCCTTGCAAGAACTTGAAGGCCAAGGTTCTTAGCTTTCTCGCCACTGACTAGCACAATTGCAGCAGCACCATCACTGTATATTGCAAGATAACAATGGCACTACGGTTACACTTCAAGTAAACATCGCTTGCATAATCTCTTAACCGTGGAGAAAGCCTAGAATTCGAGCTTTCGAATAATCTAGCTTCAGTACACTCCAATGACGCAGAATAGACCCTTGATTTTTTACTACTGAAGATACATAACACAGTTTGACTGCATATTCCAATATTCCATACAAAAGGTAATTTGGAAGTAGTAACATAATTCTGAATGAATTTTTTACGCTTAGAAGTATTGAATAGGGGCACTTCAATCACAGAGCTCAATATCTACTAGCTTAAATTATAAATTATGATATCATTCTGACATCATTTCAGTAAAAAAAATTATGATATCATTCTGGACTATGGCTGCACATGAACACAGAACACAACTCTGCAAGGTTTCCATCTAAGGAACTATCTACAAAGATGGTAGATGACTAGTCAGAGTATGAAAATAGCGAACCTTATACTAGAAGAATTGCCTGCAGTTACAGAGCCAGTCTTCTTAAAAGCTGGTCCCAGTTTCCTCAGCTTCACTGGGTCATACTGTGCACATAGATCGCCAGAGGAAATGTCATAAAAACCGGAAGAAGACTAGAAAGGGTATGCTGATGGTTGCTATTGCCACTACCTAATTTTTTTTTATCGCCAAAAAATTCTATTGACCCTGCAACAGTAAAATCAAACCATGCCTACTGCAGAGATgacatcaaaaaaaaaatttccatCCCTATGACATTTCACTAGATTTTTGGACTACCTTTGCAAGACTCTCATCCTTGTCAACGATAACTGGAGGTCTCCCTCTACCAGAAGGAACTTCAACCTGGGTAGCAAGAAATTTTTGAAATTGCTGCCTAAGTGTCCACCATTCGTACAGAAGCTGGGTGTTTGCCTGTTTGGCATATCAGAATCATGCACGTACCGGAGTGATTTCCCAATCAAACGCGCCGCTGTCTCGAGCTGCTATTCCTTGTTCGTTGCTCTTGACGGCATAAGCATCCTAGACAAAAGAGAGAAGCATGTCCAAATATTCATTAGGCCCTAGGTGACGAGGTCTGATTGCAGAAAAAGTTTGTAACTCATAAAGAGTGGTAGTACTAGCAACCTGCTCCTCCCTTGAAATGGAGTGCTGATCCGCACACAGCTCGGCACACATCCCCATGTGGAAATCATTGTACACGTCCCACAATCCGTCCTTGAGCATCCCATCGATCACGACATCATGTCCAAACCGTGATCCTCGTCTGCATTTTATTTTGATAGGCCAATGTAAGCAAGCTACAGGAAATGATGCTGGGCTCACTGAAAGCTACAGCTTGACATTATGAGAAGGAAAATACAGACAGACCTTGTTTCTGCCAAGTATTTGGGGGCATTCGACATGCTCTCCATGCCACCGGCGACCACGACATCGTTGATCCCCAGCTGAATCGACTGCGCCGCAAGCATGACAGCTGGCAGGAGCAGGCAAGTAGCACATGTTTGTTAGAAGCAGTGACAAGCAACTATCAGAGTGCGTGTACTTTGTAGGTGACACAACAAGATGGATTACCCTTCATCCCTGAGGAGCAGACTTTGTTGATGGTGGTGCAGGGGACGGTGTTGGGTAAGCCGGCGCCGAGAGCGGCCTGCCTGGCGGGGGCCTGGCCCAGGTTGGCGCTGAGGACGTTGCCCATGAACACCTCCTGCACCAGCGCCGGGTCGACGTTCGCCCTCCGGAGAGCAGCTAATTGGACGGAAGAGAGCACGGcatgactgactacttggatccaCGCTTCCAGCTACGGCGATGCGATTGCTTAATTAGCGGAGGAAATAGAAATGTTACCCTGGATGGCGACGGAGCCGAGCTTGGTGGCGGGGAGGGAGGAGAGCGCGCCGAGCAGGGCGCCGATGGGCGTgcgggcgacgccgacgacgcacACGTCCCGGGGATCCAGGCCGTCGGGGGCACCGCTAGCGCCGGCGCTCGCGGGCGGCGCCATGGAGTTGCTGCTGCTCTGTGTGTGCTAGGctggagctcgccggcggcgggtgGCCGGAGATGGATTTGGTTTTTTTGGGGGGTTGGAGAGGCGGAGACGGCAGCGGCGAGACGGTACCTACTGATCGATCGAGAATgacgaggagagagagagaaagagagaccaTGCTGTGCCGTGCCGTTAGAGGACAACACAATGCCGTTTTGTGTTTGGGTTCTCAGGCATCTCTAGCGCGGTGACCCATTCCGCGCCTGCCCGAATGGGTTCAAATAGATAAAATGGCGGTCCAACGTGGTCACGCATCGCAAAAGAGAATGGTCGCGATGTCCGGAACAACCCAAACCCCCAAATCTGGGCCGTGTTTGCATGGCCGCGTATGGCACGCAGCGTCCGGTCGCGTCCGCCTGCTCGCCTCCCTTAGGCTCAGCTGTCGGTGGGGGGCGCGCATCAGTATTAAATGTGAACTGGGAGGGATCTGTCCCTGTCCAGTCCACTTCCCACTCCACTCGACAGTTCCCCACGCAcgcgcaaccgccgccatggccccgaagaggAAAGCTTTCGCTCCCGGCGCCAACGACGGCGAGgctagcagcagccgccgtcctccGTCGGCGCTGAGGGCCGGGGGACCACCGCGGCGGTCtctacatcggagaggccgcccgcatcTGCGTGGCATTGACGCAACCCGCGCCGCTGCTGCCGAagtcggaggaggaagatgacccgGACATGTGCGCCGCGATGGcgctgttgttatcaccagattttggctaaatcaggaggtgggccgcgatcaggatgggcttggaagattacacgtggaagatccctgaagcggccttgcacggagaatttgggctagattgcccgtgtatctttaataatagtagattgtatcgtagagtttgtctcgtacacggtggggattattcccacgttagaaagtccgctggactataaatatgtatctagggtttatggaataaacaacaaccaacgttcaacacaaacaaatctcggcgcatcgccaactccttcgtctcgagggtttctccggtaagcatcatgctgcctagatcgcatcttgcgatctaggcagcaccacctgcccacgttgttcatgcgttgctcgtatcgaagcctttttgatggcgagcaacgtagttatcttagatgtgttagggttagcattgttcttcgaattacatgctttcgttatgcaacccttgcacatctagccgcccttacacctatcttaggtgtaggggcgcaccccgcttgatcatagtttagtagatccgatccgttacgattgctccttgtttcatcaaggattagtttaacatccgcaatagttaggccttacaaagggttggaggatccagcggcgtgtagggtggcgtttgctagccctagaaaggatgttcggggatcaacctcgtgttggtttttaggccctgtctaggatcggcttacggtcgccgtgcgcgagcgcgaggcccaatcgtgagtaggatgatccgattatgcggtgaaaaccctaaatcgtcgtagatctaattagctttatcttgatcaagcaggaccaccatatattcggacacctcgtccgaatcatgggtggatcggctctttgagccgattcacgagataacccgagagccgatcgaggctcgtatttaatgtttacgtgtatgccatgcgaggaaactaagcgaggcatcatccacaccttcccgaccaggtataggtcgggtggcacgcccttgcgatagcatcggcgcgtgcgaccgaggaggctttgcgggccgtcgctgcgagggaccggggccggccgcagccctagttgttcccggctctaccgtgttgaccgtctccgcccgccgggggtttcgacgtcaacacattccggcacgccggtgggacaaccttcgacatccacaacatcgccatctacatccgagatggcggaagatactccggtcacgtacgaggatctgcctgacgagctcaagaagaaacatgacgagatcaaggcaaccctcgaggccgaactcatcggctctttccaccgaacccgctcccatggcgtcaggtggaagggtttcacacctgaaggcgcactcgatggagtggacctttccgccccgtcagaagaacgcaccgggtcgctgcggcaggaaatcaactacatggtggctcattcgctgcaccgccactctgagagcccggtgaacactttggagcgtgtcgctctgcgcgtggtccaggaaatcatgagccaccggtattctccgtcgggaccagctctggggactttcaaaggagagatgccactccagccccagccgttcgcatgggcagcaccggaaccgccgaactcatcggcatacgtcgtctacaagattggtggtgatcctagtgactaccaattcctacccgaggcacccaaggagatcccgcacggatacgcgtgcgcatacgtactcggaccgcaacgcccgggcactctcgaaccgaggcgcaACGTCGGGGGCCtcgcggaacggcaggaggaacgtcgggagccgaccccgagaagcaaacgtggctagctaagtacgccactccgacaaacctccggagcccagctcctgcaggttggcttagaaccggaaaagcaagcatggctggttaagtatgccaccccggcgaatcttcggggttcgacaccttcagccatcacagcggatcagatctcgtgcaatcctgaaagatcggttcggcatgatgccgaaaaggaagacgttcggctacaccaagccgtaccccaacgactacgaactgatcccgctaccacccaaatatcggctcccggacttcacaaagtttagtggatcagatggttacagctccatcgagcatgtgagccggtatttggcacagtcgggcacgatctcagcatcggacgagttgcgtgtgaggttcttcgcacgagtccctcataggatcggctttcgggtggtacacatcgctgccaccgaactccatccggacttggaagcgattggaagagcagttccatgagcggtatcactcggaggcttccgatgttggtattgccgatctagcgcaagtacgacgaagcgcggggaaacaagtgtcgaatacgtccggcgcttcaggaccattaggaaccgattcttttcggctcatataagtgaaaaagaagcggtcgagttggcggtggtgggtctctcatcatcgattaaggacgtggcctcccaagcagactacccttcattggc contains:
- the LOC124661114 gene encoding acetyl-CoA acetyltransferase, cytosolic 1-like, whose product is MAPPASAGASGAPDGLDPRDVCVVGVARTPIGALLGALSSLPATKLGSVAIQAALRRANVDPALVQEVFMGNVLSANLGQAPARQAALGAGLPNTVPCTTINKVCSSGMKAVMLAAQSIQLGINDVVVAGGMESMSNAPKYLAETRRGSRFGHDVVIDGMLKDGLWDVYNDFHMGMCAELCADQHSISREEQDAYAVKSNEQGIAARDSGAFDWEITPVEVPSGRGRPPVIVDKDESLAKYDPVKLRKLGPAFKKTGSVTAGNSSSISDGAAAIVLVSGEKAKNLGLQVLARIRGYADAAQAPELFTTTPALAIPKAISNAGLQTSQIDYYEINEAFSVVAVANQRLLRIPPGKLNLSGGAVSLGHPIGCSGARIIVTLLGILRQKHGKFGVAGVCNGGGGASALVVESMQPSSHVRSSL